The following DNA comes from Rosa rugosa chromosome 5, drRosRugo1.1, whole genome shotgun sequence.
TTGAAATGTGGGATATGACCGACACATCCACTCTTAAAAGCCCTGAGGAAGAAAAACCAGAGGCTACTACAACTAGTGAAAAATCAGAGGCTACTACAGCAAGTGAAAAATTAGAGGCTACTACTACAAGTGGGAATGCCGTTGCCAAGAAAACCGGCAGGTCCATATGGAATGTTGTTGCAGATATGGTTAAGCTGAGGTGGATTTCTCATGCTGAGACCCATCATTCTGGTGCAAGGTCAGGTGAAAGGATTTCATCAACTGAATCTGGAAGTAGTGAGGCCTGGTTTTCTGGCCGTGAGACTGAGGAGAACAGCGAAAAGAATGTGAAACGGGAGAAAGGCATGCAACCAGAGACCACCTCTGATCAGCTACAACCAGCGAAATCGTTTTCTCAAAGTGAAAAAGTGTCTGGCCCTGTGAAATCAATGGACAAAGTAAGATATCTTGAAACAAGTATGACATCTTCTCCAAATAAAGAGGAAAGTAGGTCGACGTCAAAATCTGTTTCCTTGTCTTCTGGTGAGGAGACTTTGAGTCCGAAAGATAATCAAAAGAATTTCCGAGGTTCTTCTTCTGGCATTCAGATTGTTGAATCGTCACAATCACAAATTGCTAGTGGCATAAAGTCTCCTGTTGTGGAAGAAATTTCAAATGCTGGTTACGCTGTCTCTGGAAGTGTTTCAAAAGATAACCAAAAGAATTTTCGAGGTTCTTCTTCTGGCATTCAAATAGTTGAATCATCACAATCACAAATTGCTAGTGACATAAAGTCTCCTGTTGTGGAAGAAATTTCAGACGCTGGTTACACTGTTTCTGGAAGTGGTTCAGAGGAGAACAGGGACCAATTTGGTTGTCAGAAGTTTGATGAAGAGTCAGACAATGTGCAAAAGGGTGCAGAATTGAAACAAAGGAAGCTTCAAAGGAATAAGCAAGTCCTGAAAGACAGATTTGATGAATGGGAAGAAGCTCAGAATCTTGAAATTGAACAGAGAAAAACGGATGAATTTTTTATGAGAGAAGCACTGCTTGAAGCGAAGAAGGCTGCTGATACTTGGGAGGTTCCTGTTGGTGCTGTACTGGTGCAACAGGGGAAGGTTATTGCACGTGGATTTAACCTGTGAGTTTAATAACCTCATATGTCTTTTTCATAGTTATATGTCTGTTTTATAGTTATTAGTCAAATACTTGTTTTCTGGATATTTATACCGATTTGTTTATTAGAGTGGAAGAATTACGAGATTCAACAGCCCATGCTGAAATGATATGCATACGGGAGGCTTCAAACGTTCTTCGGACTTGGAGGCTTGCGGTAATTTCTCTATTATTATTTCTACTCATTACAAGTTCTCATTGAAGTATATATTGATAGTATAAAGGTATATCCGAATATAGTCATTTTGATGATTTCCttctgttgtttgttgttttggtCAACTGGTCACTAGTTCTGAATCATGAAAGTATGGTTTTTACCTGCTCCTTTAACAATTATTCCTTTCTAAGCCTGCATGATGACATTCCAAAGTTCAAGAACAACcttttccttaaacattaaAGGTTTGCATCATTTTTGGATGTTTGAAAACTCCTGAGCTGAGAATAGTTTGTCAGGTGTATTGAAACTGATATTTTGAATGCACCATTTGCCACGAAGTTGGGATAATGATGATGACATTTTTATTAACAGTGGGAGTGGCTTTGTTGAAACAAATTTGTCTGCTTCTCAAGTTCCTGCTTAATGATGAATAAGTAACTCTGTTTTGACGTAAATCTTGTTTTCCTGTATCTCAGGAGTCTACACTTTATGTAACACTTGAACCCTGCCCTATGTGTGCTGGAGCAATTCTTCAAGCAAGAGTCGACACTGTTGTATGGGGAGCTCCTAATAAGCTTCTTGGAGCTGATGGGAGCTGGATAAGGTATGTGATTTATGTACTTCCTCGTAGGCCAGCTTTGATTTACAGAGGCTGGCCTATATTATTTAACTGCATTGAACTACTGTTATATTCCACATCTTAAAATGACGCACTTCCTTATCTCATCAACTTGCAGACTTTTTCGCGATGGGGGCCAAGGAAGTGAGTCGGAACAGTCAGAAAAGCCAGCTGCGCCAGTCCACCCATTCCACCCGAACATAACCATCCGACGAGGTGTGTTGGCATCTGAGTGCGCAGATATAATGCAGCAATTCTTCCAGctgagaagaaaaaagaaggaaaagaggcAAGCAGGCCCACCAGCACCGCCCTCGACTCGTGCTGTTTCTCACCACCCACGGAAGTTACTTACGAAGCTGCATGACATCTTCCACATAATGTTCTGTTTATGAGGGATGGTACAAATTACAAAACCCTGAATTCCTTGTGCACATCTGTGTTAAAATTTTGCTCCCGTGGAAAATTTTTGTTCCCGCAAACGTTTCAATGTTGTGTCAATGTACATGTTATCAGCATTAACAAATTAGCCTTGTGGAAAATAGTGAGGTGGTCCTTGGTATCATAGCATTAACAATATAACACGTCTCGGGTGCGGTTGCATCTGCAATTAGGTTGTTAATTAGGCTTCAGAGCCACCAAACGGTGGTTTTGTTACTTTCATCAAGTGAAGGATCCTCAACTCAATAAGATCAAATGAATAAATGCCTTCCAAGAAACTGTGCTTGACCATGATAGGAACCTCTCACCAGAGTTCAGGTTTGCTGTTAAGATCAGCAAACAGCAGTAGGTAGGTATCATTTTTTAAAATCGGATTTAGTGATGCCCTGCACACGTATTTTCCTTCTTTCCATCTGTGCCATGGAGAAATTTGTGCAGCAACTAGAGTTAAATGTGCAATTTAAGGGGCATTATTTTCTTTCTCAGAATCTAGTGAGCCCTGCCTATCTTTATCATTAACAACTTTGCTGGCCAAATGATTAGAAGGGAGGTACCAATCACATGAAAATTACATCTCTCCCTTCTCTGTTTCACCAAACGTTTCCTTCACTTTCTGCATATTTCTTTTCTCAAGACCCATATATAACTTTGAATTCTTTCAATACTATCCATCTTAAAAATATGGCTTCGACTCTGATGGCCCTGGTTTTGACCTGTCTCACCTTTCAACTAGTCCTTACCAATGCACAAACACCAGCAGCTGCACCCGCTACGGCTACAACGCCGCCGCCACCTACCACACCAATTGCACCAGCTGCGCAACCACCGACTACTGTAACACCACCCCCAGTAACTGCAGCAGCAACCCCACCCACAACCCCGCCAACAACATCACCACCCCCTAAAGTTGCACCATCCACAAGCCCGACAGTCCCACCCCCAAAAACTCCACCAGCACAACCACCAAAGATTTCACCTGTCTCAACTCCATCTCAGCCACCAACACTGCCACCACCACTACCACCTCCACAAGTAGCACCACAGGTATCCCCAACCCCAGCTCCTGTTAAGAAATCGCCAGCGCCAGCACCAGTCAAGGCAGCACCAGTGCCCTCACCATCACAAGCACCGCCAGTACCAGCGCCAACACCAGTTGTCGCAGAACCAGCTCCAGCCCCTGTGGAAGTGCCGTCACCTGCACCTGCTCCACATAAACACAAGAAAAGGAAGCACAAGCACAGGAGGCATCATCATGCACCAGCACCGGCGCCAACTGTCCAAAGTCCCCCAGCCCCACCTATAGTGACAGAGACAGAGGATACAACACCAGCACCATCACCAACTTTGGATTTGGTATAAGATCTAACCAGCCTTTCCTGTTAATTGTTCTTTTTCTAAACTAGAGTCTCGACCAAAGAACATAACATTTTCATAAATTTAGaactcaaagtttattaatgtTGCTTGACAGCAACAAAATTTGTTGGATGACCTTCTGCTTTTTTGTCTCATAGAGCGGAGGAAATGCACAGCACCAGAAAGGAGCAAAGTCTGCTATTTGGATTACGACTGGATTAGCTATTGCTATACTGCTGGCAATGACAAGCTAGTATCTTAGATGATGCACAATGAATTCATTGGTGTTGCACGGAGACAATTATTTCATATGTGAAACTCAGATGTAGGAATGAATAATGCAAGAGATGAACCAACAACATTAGCATTTTTTGTACTTGCCACATGTTCAATATATTGAGGGAGATGAATTTCGGGTTTCAACAACATCAAGTAACTCAAATACCACAACAAATTCAATTTCAGATTAAACTTCATCTGCATTTGAGTCCAAATCCATATCCCCTCTTAAGTCATACTCAACCACAAGGCCAAGATTATCAACTAACTTGTGATACTTGAGACACCCTGCACACTGATGAAAAGTAATGTAATTGGTCAGAAACAACCCTAGAACAATTAATAGACCACACAAACTATTATATCAATTAACAAGAAGAAATTACCTGCACATAAATAAGCCCCTTTTCATATGCCAATCGGTTAATGAGTTTGCTTGTTCTTTCATTACACAAATCACAAGTAAACTTTACTAGCAGGCTTCTTCTTGGGAGTTGTAGGTCAATGGTGGCATCCTGTGAAGGAAACCAAAATCAACTTTAACAAGAAGTAAGCACTCAAGCCATAGTGAAATACACACACATTGAAATGAGAACAATGCCACATTGGTTTCAAACTTTCAGAAATCCTACAATGAAATGACCAATTCAAGTCACTAAACCCTAGTCATGACAAACAACCTGAAGCCATATCTTGAAACTAAAAGTAAAAGCATTACTCTTTTAGTTTGGATAAATGGTTCATACATTCTCATATGAAAAAGACAATGATGGCATCAAATTGAACTAGAATCACATCACTATTATACCGAATTCAGATTGTTCTGTTCCAATTCTGCGTCTGTTTCAGAATCGCTGCCACTCATCAACCCAGAAACAGCCAAAGCTTTGTGGGCAAGCTTCGGTGCTACAGCTCTCACATGGGAAATTCTTAAGCTGAAAACGAAATTTCAAGGGAGTTAAAAGAAACCCAGTACTGtaataaaaatcaaaacttgAAAGAAACCACCCAGATAAAGCAAAATCCCAAGTGAAAGTTTTGCTTTTGGGTTACAGACCTGCAGAGGCCGATATGGTTTCTCTTGGAAGCAGAAAAGGGTCTGACAAAGTTGGGAGATTGAAGGGTTTTAATGGGTTTATGAGGGTTAGTTGTGGGAGACGAGAAAAATGGAAGGGTAGCAGTTGATGTTGCCGCCATCAGTGTGTGACTCTGTAACTTGAAGAATGAATGTGATCCTATATTATACACACCTTAAACCCCAATTCTGATATACCTAAATTACCCCCAAATGTGTTGCCATTAAATTTCAAAGAAGACTTCATGTGGATTGGGGAATTTTATCTTTCTCCCAAGTCCTAGCCAGGTAATTAGTCCAGTCACAAACAGACTTATTTTTCTTGGTGAACTTGGTGGTTTTGTTAAGTTTTGGTCATCAGATTTCTTGATCCTAGTACCACACTCGTCCAAGTAGGCTCAACTTCTGATGAGATCCGGTACATCATTGCTGGTATGAACGCGATTGTTTTTCTGTTTGGTCATGCATACAAGGTGTTTGCTCAAAGGCTCAAAGAGAAGGGGAGTATAGTACGACATGCACAAGGAAGTATCTTCTGTATTAGTATATCGATGCATTTGCACTTTGGatcattttattttcatttcattGATGAAgagattttattttcatttcattGATGAAgagattttattttcatttcattGATGAAGAGATATGTTGTATACAAGTATGAACAAATGTTCCCACAATCCATCGAACAAAAATGAGATACGATGGTGTCTGTTGCATCAACTTGAATGAGCTCTACAAGCTTAGGTTCCTCTTGGGAAACATTTGTTCTGAAAGTTAAGTGCACCATTCCATGACCCTAGAAACTGAATCCAATTCTATATGCAACTGTTGCCAATGGGGCATCAGTCTTCTTCATCCACTTCATGAAAAGGAAGTGGTACTGTTTTAACTGCTCTAAACTTCCCTGCATTATTTAGATGCTCATTCTCCAACCTGGATCATTGAAACAAATTGATCATTAGATCCAGCAGTCGAAAAGATTACAGAGTTTAGTTTCATATTAGTGGCATATGGCTGCAGACGTAAACTGATACATATGAAAATCATTGGGATTTAGGGGTTCTAATGAAGAGAAAACTTGGTTTACCTGTAAAAGTTCCATAACCCTCTTCTAATGACTTCAAGGGCTGCTAAAAATAGACCTGTTACTCTGTAGTCCACATGTCCAAAACTTGAATGAAGAACAGTTTGCAACCAAGCTAGCCTGAGAACAAGGTTTAATCCCTGCACAACATACAAAACATTGTTCAAAATCGGATTAGGAAGCTGTCAAACTGATAAGACCTAAACTGACACCTATGAACAAGACAGAATTTGCATCTATGACGTCATCTAAATCTGTGTGGCATTATTGTCATCCCTGAAATAGACTGGGAATCCTCTTTGATAATAACATTATCAGGATTTATATCAAGAATATGTTCATTGTCTACTTGTTTGTCACAGACGAGGGGCTTCATTATCCAATTTCTGACTCGCTATGTCAAGCATTTGTGAGATGCTAAATTGGTTCCCCTAGTTTTGTTAAAGACTAGTAAGGTACCAATTGTATGCCAATGGCCCAAAAGTTTTCTAAattgaaaagagagagagagagagagggccgTGACATATACCATTGAGAAGTAGTAAATGATCTTTCGGCGAAGCATTAATTCATTCCTAAGCAAAGGATTCTTGGAATTCATTTGAAGCAAACCCCAATCCTTTACAAAGTCCCAATACAATTGGTACACTGTTGCAAAAGTTGACATGACCACAACCAGACAGAGCCATCCAACACTCTTTTCCTTCTCATAAGCCACTTTTGTTCCTGCTGCTAGCATTGCAGACACATATTTTCCGAGATTGACCAGGTGGCTCGTCTGCCCCTCATCAAACCACCTCCTAGCACACTGCAACATCAAttaagcaaaaaagaaaaagaatcttTGTAAGATATGTTTTGGTccattgaaaaaagaaaatgaaaaggcATGTTAGGAGCAACATAGCCTAGTAGCATTACCTGCATTGCCCTCCAGTAGTAGGGCAGGAAGGACACGGCATAAGCAAGATCGCGGTAATGCGCGGCCCTCATGCAATAGCCATAGTCCTGAGTTTTGTAGCTTCCAGTTATGTAGTAACATGCCACATACTCGAGGTTCCTAAGCATCGGAACCTATATAATGCAAGAAAGCTattgttataaaaaaaaaaaccggaaaaaaaaattattgggaaaaaagaaagaaaaaggaaactaaTTTATTGACTGCTCAGTTATACCTGACTACAAAGTTGGTCTGCCATGAAGAAGTCTAGCATGACAACCTGTAGAGTGTAGACAGCAAACAAAAATCAATTAGAAACATGATTTGATTGCTTCAAAGTTCACATCCATATAGTCTATTAGCCCTTCAACAGCAGCTAATTAAATAAGAATCTATTGGATGATGGAGATACATGCAGTACCTTGTACAGAGGTGACAAAATGATATTTCTTATCACACGAAGAAGACGACAACGGCTTGATTTGTAGATGATGTTGAAGGGGCACACAAGTATTAGTAGAAACATCTGCATATTATAAGAATGTTAAACACTTGACGACAACAGTTGATAACCTTCTCTAGATTTTCATGTCATGAGTTGAAGAAATTACCAGTAGTAGAAGACCCGGGATTGCTCGAACTTGGGTGTATGAATATCCTTTTGTTAGCAAGAACAAATGAAGAAACATGACCCCAACCACGACAGTCATTGATGTAGTACAGATCAAGAACACATCTCTGTACTTCAGCTCCTTTGTTGGGGATAGTTCAAAGATGAAGCTGTAATTTATACGAGCCTTTCTCCACGCGAAAATGTTGCAACCGTAGAGGAAGAAGTGTAGAAACAATAGGCTGAACATGCTGCAAAACAAGTATGTTTCGTTAGCTTATTCCTTGTTTTACATGTTCATCTTAAGATGCCAAAGAATTTAATTGCAGAAATACTTGCCTGAGTATAGGGTAGGCAGTTTCCATGTATATAGAATTTGGTTGCCTTCTGTACAACCCAGTAATATGAGCCATAATGACATATCCAGCAAAGAGTGCAATGAAACACCCAGTGAATAGACCTGTTTATTACAAATGAAGATTAGTCACTTGTTATGTAATGTAGCTATTGTTGAAGACTATGAAGTTGCACGAAGTGACACAATAATCTACAATACTACAATAGGCGACGCGCTATTAATATCACGACCGATGCCTTTTGAGATAAAACTCCGCATTTAGAGTTGTGCGTGTGGTTAAGTTGGCAACAGTATGTCAAATATTTAGAAGTGTCCATGCTGCTAGTTTGGTAGCACATTGAGGAAACAAAACATTGCTGCCCTATATGTGCTGATGGATCTTTTGAGGTTCAACCTTTGTGCGATATAAAAATTGTCTGAAAGATAACAATAGGGTAGCTTTGGATTCATGGGACCTGTGCTTTATATAGTCCACCCAGAAAAGGGAGACCAGTCAGTGCCCTATAATTCAAGACTGAGTGAGTGGCCTAATGGGTCCATGCTTATTTTTCTTAAATCTTTTATACGGCCACAAATTGAGCAAACTTTTAAGTACTTCTCCATTAATAATTGTATTAAAGAAAACCCACTTAGCCTATTTAACTTACCAATGAAGAACGTTACAGAGTGTGATTCTTTGCGATGATGTGGTTTAAGGTATTTCATGGCCTTTCTTCGGTCTTCTTCAGCGAAGTGTTTGGTAAACAGCTCCTCAACTTCATCTGCTAGATTCATAACCTGTCATTTCTAGTACTAATTAGCAAAAACTCTACTGGTTCAAAAAGTTTATTTACATGTCAGACAAGCATATCCAAGTTCGACTTTTCTGTATGTTAATGGCATCCATTGTGCAGTCATGAACTACATAATCAATATCCACTTCACATTGTCGGAAAATATTTTTCGAATATAACATTACATCTAAACATGGTAGCTGGTGGCCAACAATACATCTGAACATGATCCAATCATATATTCAAATATCATGCACAAATGTTCTTTTGGCACAGGAATTAGATATTTACTTGGTGGTCTAGAATTCGAATTAGTAAAGTACCTTATCTGAGCTGTTGAAATAGGAACTCTCAACAACTTTTAGATAGATTGGAAGAACTTGTTTTTCAGTCGCCTGAAAACAACCAAGAAAGAAAGTACCCACTTTATtacataagaaaaaaaatgcaatgctTACAAAGATGTTAAGGTCATGCATTTACTTACCTTGTCAAACTTCTTTAAAATCTTTATAAAAGCAAGCATGTTCAAGTTCCTGAAAATCATTAGTATTGTACACAACACGTAAGCTTCAAAATTCGAATACGTAACAACTTTATAATTGTTTACAAATTTTCCATCTAATTTGAGCTTTAATTAGGATGATTGATGATACCTGTAGGTTTTGAGATATCCCAAGCCTTTGTACAGCTCAACAAAAGCTCCTCTGATCATCTTATCTGCATGATGCAACTTGGTTTTGTTGATGTGCAGCTTACTCATGCCTTCTGAAGTACATTTCTTTGAGGACTGATTAACTAGATCTTCCCAAACTAAATAACTGATTGCTGAGAAGGTGCGTGACGGTGTAGTCAGAGGAATGTTTATCTTTAAGTTCTTCCCTTGGCAACTGAAAGAACGGCTTGAGACGCTCCTCAGTTGTTTCCCAATATCCTCACTTTTCATTCTCATTGGTTTCACCAATTCGCCCGATATTGGGACTTCTGTGTAGGCTACTTCATCATTTTTCTCCAACTCATCTGTTTCTTGCAGCTGTTCAAGTTCCGTTTTGTCCTTCACAGAGTCCTCCTCTGTTTTCAAGAAAAATGATCATACATCATCAATTTTTGGTTCCATTAGTTGAAAATTAAAGACTAGCTAATCTACTGTGTTGCAAAACATTCAAGAAAATATGGGACCCTGAAGTAAAGCTTTTGGTACTAAGCGTCAAACATTTTGTTAAGTACATAACTCGAGCAAAGTAGGAAAATCATACATGGAAAGTATGACAAGAAGCATatcctaaagaaaaaaaaaagtgcaactTATAAATAACATGCTACAAAAACTAATATTTAACTATTTTGAAGTGCATTTTCTTGCTCATTTTGAttgaaaataaatacaaatttgAGAATATGTAAATACCAGATGAGAAGGTGCATGAGATAGAGGCTTCCTCCTTGGAGTCCTGAGCAGATGCTCCACCTTTGGCGCGCTGTTGCTTGAAAGCGGTTTTGAGC
Coding sequences within:
- the LOC133712681 gene encoding lysine-rich arabinogalactan protein 19, with the translated sequence MKITSLPSLFHQTFPSLSAYFFSQDPYITLNSFNTIHLKNMASTLMALVLTCLTFQLVLTNAQTPAAAPATATTPPPPTTPIAPAAQPPTTVTPPPVTAAATPPTTPPTTSPPPKVAPSTSPTVPPPKTPPAQPPKISPVSTPSQPPTLPPPLPPPQVAPQVSPTPAPVKKSPAPAPVKAAPVPSPSQAPPVPAPTPVVAEPAPAPVEVPSPAPAPHKHKKRKHKHRRHHHAPAPAPTVQSPPAPPIVTETEDTTPAPSPTLDLSGGNAQHQKGAKSAIWITTGLAIAILLAMTS
- the LOC133712682 gene encoding uncharacterized protein LOC133712682; translation: MAATSTATLPFFSSPTTNPHKPIKTLQSPNFVRPFSASKRNHIGLCSLRISHVRAVAPKLAHKALAVSGLMSGSDSETDAELEQNNLNSDATIDLQLPRRSLLVKFTCDLCNERTSKLINRLAYEKGLIYVQCAGCLKYHKLVDNLGLVVEYDLRGDMDLDSNADEV
- the LOC133712348 gene encoding phosphate transporter PHO1 homolog 1, translated to MLSRASMEHSQVIEEQPLPSFLSAHQLKKQREKMVKFSKQFEAQLVPEWKDAFVDYWQLKKDLKKIHLLNINNNNNNNTPTHNSSLSNTLFTSIKKFSLFGHQHREHELIHVHKKLASSASKGDMYETELFEQLADTDAAKEFFACLDLQLNKVNQFYQKKEKEFMERGQSLRKQMDILIELKTAFKQQRAKGGASAQDSKEEASISCTFSSEEDSVKDKTELEQLQETDELEKNDEVAYTEVPISGELVKPMRMKSEDIGKQLRSVSSRSFSCQGKNLKINIPLTTPSRTFSAISYLVWEDLVNQSSKKCTSEGMSKLHINKTKLHHADKMIRGAFVELYKGLGYLKTYRNLNMLAFIKILKKFDKATEKQVLPIYLKVVESSYFNSSDKVMNLADEVEELFTKHFAEEDRRKAMKYLKPHHRKESHSVTFFIGLFTGCFIALFAGYVIMAHITGLYRRQPNSIYMETAYPILSMFSLLFLHFFLYGCNIFAWRKARINYSFIFELSPTKELKYRDVFLICTTSMTVVVGVMFLHLFLLTKGYSYTQVRAIPGLLLLMFLLILVCPFNIIYKSSRCRLLRVIRNIILSPLYKVVMLDFFMADQLCSQVPMLRNLEYVACYYITGSYKTQDYGYCMRAAHYRDLAYAVSFLPYYWRAMQCARRWFDEGQTSHLVNLGKYVSAMLAAGTKVAYEKEKSVGWLCLVVVMSTFATVYQLYWDFVKDWGLLQMNSKNPLLRNELMLRRKIIYYFSMGLNLVLRLAWLQTVLHSSFGHVDYRVTGLFLAALEVIRRGLWNFYRLENEHLNNAGKFRAVKTVPLPFHEVDEED